A window of Mangifera indica cultivar Alphonso chromosome 13, CATAS_Mindica_2.1, whole genome shotgun sequence contains these coding sequences:
- the LOC123194356 gene encoding DCN1-like protein 4 translates to MPPSSKRKAAAPPSPSRAKSSSDPRSAKAKTKEREQIALFNRYANDGVIDPDGIMALCKDLKMEHTDVRILMFAWKLKAAKQGYFTLDEWQNGLETLQVDTFCSLKKAVSELEKGVIKEPSQFADFHAFAYRYHLTEERQKFIDIETTCELLNVVLRSQFSHQVDSFIEYLKVQTDYQVISLDQWENFLRFCQEVSFPDVENYDETLAWPVILDSFVEWLREKQ, encoded by the exons ATGCCTCCTTCTAGCAAGAGAAAAGCTGCGGCCCCACCTAGCCCTTCACGTGCCAAATCATCCTCTGACCCTCGTTCTg CTAAAGCTAAAACAAAGGAGAGGGAACAAATAGCCTTGTTCAATAGATATGCTAATGATGGTGTAATTGA CCCAGATGGAATAATGGCACTTTGCAAGGATCTGAAAATGGAGCACACTGATGTCAGGATATTGATGTTTGCTTG GAAATTGAAGGCAGCAAAGCAAGGTTATTTTACCTTG GATGAGTGGCAAAATGGCCTTGAAACCTTACAGGTTGACACTTTTTGCTCACTGAAGAAAGCAGTTTCAGAACTGGAGAAAGGG GTTATTAAGGAGCCATCACAATTTGCGGATTTTCATGCTTTTGCATACCGCTACCATTTAACGG AAGAGAGGCAGAAGTTTATAGACATTGAGACCACCTGTGAATTGCTAAATGTTGTTCTAAGATCCCAATTCTCTCACCAGGTTGATTCGTTCATTGAGTATCTAAAG GTCCAAACTGATTACCAGGTGATAAGCTTGGATCAGTGGGAGAATTTTCTTCGCTTTTGCCAAGAG GTTAGCTTTCCTGATGTTGAGAACTATGATGAAACTCTAGCTTGGCCTGTGATCCTTGACAGTTTTGTCGAATGGCTGAGAGAAAAGCAGTAG
- the LOC123194395 gene encoding 60S ribosomal protein L39, which yields MPSHKTFIIKKKLAKKMRQNRPIPHWIRMRTDNTIRYNAKRRHWRRTKLGF from the exons ATG CCGTCACACAAGACGTTCATCATCAAGAAGAAGCTGGCGAAGAAGATGAGACAGAACAGGCCCATCCCTCACTGGATCCGAATGAGGACAGACAACACTATCAG GTATAATGCGAAGCGGAGGCACTGGCGCCGCACCAAGCTAGGATTCTAA